From the genome of Leguminivora glycinivorella isolate SPB_JAAS2020 chromosome Z, LegGlyc_1.1, whole genome shotgun sequence, one region includes:
- the LOC125240663 gene encoding F-actin-monooxygenase Mical-like isoform X2: protein MRLAREARRREVPADARPPTDSSEVESEDASSSDSDVSSATEVSTDSEFAAEDAAPPPPPAILVTEPPPPADYPLSKTKSASGLATKRALELKRKYLLGEPSPPAVRKSDSTSQLDTKFEAFRSTITEFQKLLHPAPTPPVVAFQEKPQPMPDIIKNLCDDAPVDLLSTEVKKEWKEETIKEKEKELDSDSLSDSSHTETAPKSVPRVEVHDEGGELIQLDSLTIVNSEDTEKASGTATETGPTVVAAESESSESCRDATTLALTETELSDWAAESAVLDECLEDNKRNKPRKLSGLKTVHDAKNISTISSHVCGKTSPEPVVYSNALEHFEFADEGEQDPSIETPATPRNEGYMELVDDFEYSPSNDRSMNFIERSFETVFKPTLAVTEVVEIEPLEEAKVETTPEEPKAEKSDDNKDSLSPDIKIDSLSLSDVSPPLESKHEESESPPLAPETPKSPNTPIYSSSNFAPCLRVYSPAICRSASDNINLSYSRSTDSPSRSIELSVSLMLSSGSVSPVSPTPLNTTDKVQEIKREREEQTEVVRRLVLERLGSGPRLNRKSTRRTKASPCSTVPPPVPPPPSLPTPPPLPPPPEIPPPPPRPAPPLMQVTPSFSDPELARERRRKSIMKSISNYLNRRLGPRQKWYSEPDLTLQDPPQSCYSAHKSTGALQEPPPVPPPPARYQPPCPLPDSPPIPKLTAGPSDVDERDAMQLWFEARWARLVAQRRARELGRDGRLARLERRLSRPLSGIHWTPCSSGLKRGGRAWSLRGERGSWDGTGD from the exons ATGCGTCTCGCGCGCGAGGCGCGCCGGCGCGAGGTGCCCGCCGACGCGCGCCCGCCCACCGACAGCAGCGAG GTGGAGTCCGAGGACGCGTCGTCGAGCGACTCGGACGTGTCGTCCGCGACCGAAGTGTCCACGGACAGCGAGTTCGCGGCCGAGgacgccgcgccgccgccgccgcccgccatCCTCGTCACAGAACCACCCCCACCGGCCGACTACCCCCTCAGCAAAACCAAGTCCGCCTCAGGACTCGCCACCAAACGGGCTTTAGAACTCAAGCGGAAATACCTACTCGGAGAACCATCCCCACCTGCAGTCAGAAAGTCTGACTCCACATCCCAACTTGACACCAAATTCGAAGCCTTCCGATCCACCATTACCGAATTCCAAAAGCTATTACACCCCGCACCTACTCCACCTGTAGTCGCCTTCCAAGAAAAACCCCAACCCATGCccgatattatcaaaaacctgTGTGACGACGCTCCGGTCGACCTACTATCCACAGAAGTCAAGAAAGAGTGGAAAGAAGAGACTATCAAAGAGAAAGAAAAGGAGTTAGATTCAGATTCTTTATCCGATTCGTCACACACTGAAACTGCTCCAAAGTCAGTCCCTCGAGTCGAAGTACACGATGAAGGAGGGGAACTAATCCAACTAGATAGTCTAACTATAGTTAACAGTGAAGACACGGAGAAAGCGTCAGGAACAGCCACAGAAACCGGCCCCACTGTCGTTGCTGCAGAATCAGAATCTTCAGAATCCTGCAGAGACGCTACAACGCTAGCCTTAACAGAAACCGAACTGTCCGACTGGGCCGCCGAAAGTGCAGTCTTAGACGAATGCTTGGAAGACAACAAGAGGAACAAACCTAGAAAACTTAGCGGTTTGAAAACGGTACACGACGCTAAAAATATCTCGACGATCTCTTCGCACGTTTGCGGGAAAACTAGCCCGGAACCTGTAGTGTATTCTAATGCTCTTGAGCATTTCGAGTTTGCAGATGAGGGTGAACAGGATCCTTCCATCGAAACCCCGGCCACCCCTCGCAATGAAGGCTACATGGAACTAGTAGATGACTTTGAATATTCACCCAGCAACGACAGGTCTATGAATTTCATTGAAAGAAGTTTCGAAACCGTCTTCAAACCGACCTTGGCTGTGACTGAAGTTGTTGAAATCGAGCCTTTAGAAGAAGCAAAAGTAGAAACAACTCCTGAAGAACCTAAAGCTGAAAAGAGCGATGATAATAAAGACTCCCTATCGCCCGATATAAAGATAGACTCCTTATCGCTGTCAGACGTGTCTCCGCCTTTAGAATCAAAACATGAAGAGTCAGAGTCGCCGCCGCTCGCGCCTGAAACTCCGAAATCACCGAACACACCAATTTACAGCTCCAGCAACTTCGCTCCGTGTCTCAGGGTATACTCTCCAGCCATCTGTCGGTCCGCGAGCGACAACATCAACCTATCATACTCTAGAAGTACAGATTCACCTTCTAGGAGCATAGAGTTGTCAGTGTCTTTAATGCTCAGCTCTGGTTCTGTATCGCCAGTGAGCCCTACACCTTTAAACACTACAGACAAAGTGCAAGAGATAAAGCGGGAGAGAGAAGAACAGACGGAGGTAGTGAGGAGATTGGTTTTAGAGCGGTTAGGAAGCGGCCCAAGACTGAATAGGAAATCGACGAGGAGGACTAAGGCGTCCCCGTGCTCGACCGTCCCCCCTCCCGTGCCTCCGCCCCCCTCCCTCCCGACCCCGCCCCCTTTACCACCTCCCCCTGAGATCCCGCCCCCGCCTCCCCGCCCCGCGCCCCCCTTAATGCAAGTCACCCCCTCTTTCTCAGACCCGGAGCTGGCGAGGGAGCGACGGCGGAAGAGTATTATGAAAAGTATTTCCAACTACCTGAATAGAAGGCTCGGGCCGCGGCAGAAG TGGTACTCGGAGCCGGATCTTACACTACAA GATCCGCCGCAGAGTTGCTACAGCGCCCACAAGTCGACGGGGGCATTACAAGAGCCCCCGCCCGTGCCGCCGCCCCCTGCGCGCTACCAGCCCCCCTGCCCGCTGCCAG ACTCACCGCCCATCCCCAAACTAACAGCAGGCCCGTCCGACGTGGATGAGCGGGACGCCATGCAGCTCTGGTTTGAAGCGCGGTGGGCGCGCCTGGTCGCTCAGAGGCGAGCGAGGGAGCTGGGACGGGACGGGAGACTAGCTAGGCTGGAGCGGCGACTGTCACGCCCGCTGTCAGGTATACACTGGACGCCATGCAGCTCTGGTTTGAAGCGCGGTGGGCGCGCCTGGTCGCTCAG AGGCGAGCGCGGGAGCTGGGACGGGACGGGAGATTAG